A window from Cryobacterium sp. PAMC25264 encodes these proteins:
- a CDS encoding acyl carrier protein, which translates to MALSTEEVLAGLAELINDETGIATDTVELDKSFTDDLDIDSISMMTIVVNAEEKFDVKIPDEEVKNLKTVGDAVEFIVKAQD; encoded by the coding sequence ATGGCATTGTCCACCGAAGAAGTTCTTGCCGGCCTGGCCGAGCTCATCAACGACGAGACGGGCATCGCAACCGACACGGTTGAGCTGGACAAGTCGTTCACCGACGACCTGGACATCGATTCCATCTCGATGATGACCATCGTCGTCAACGCTGAAGAAAAGTTCGACGTCAAAATCCCCGACGAAGAGGTCAAGAACCTCAAGACCGTCGGCGACGCCGTCGAGTTCATCGTCAAGGCCCAGGACTAG
- a CDS encoding beta-ketoacyl synthase — MTKKIVVTGLGATSPLGGTATDTWNALLAGESGASTLDYEWVERTALPITFAAQARVKPIDVLARHETKRLDPSSQFALIAGREAWADAGMPAVEPERLAVDWATGIGGVWTLLDAWDTLRERGPRRVLPMTVPMLMPNGPGAAIGMDLHARAGITTVVSACASSTESLVNAYNRLQAGLADVVIAGGSEAAIHPLPIASFAAMQALSKRNDDPATASRPYDVTRDGFVLGEGAAALVVETEEHALARGAHIYAELLGGSITSDAYHITAPDPEGSAAARAMIQTIQNAGADLADVMHINAHATSTPVGDIAEYNALRRVFGDLLEGIPVSATKASTGHLLGGAGAIEALFTVKALAERMLPPTINLTEQDAAIPLDVVTSPRALGAGDLLAISNSFGFGGHNAVVAFRSV; from the coding sequence ATGACCAAAAAAATCGTTGTCACCGGTCTCGGTGCCACCTCCCCCCTCGGCGGGACCGCCACAGATACCTGGAACGCCCTCCTCGCCGGCGAGTCCGGCGCATCCACCCTCGACTATGAGTGGGTCGAGCGCACGGCGCTCCCCATCACCTTCGCCGCCCAGGCCCGGGTCAAGCCCATCGACGTCCTCGCACGCCACGAGACCAAGCGCCTCGACCCGTCCAGCCAGTTCGCCCTCATCGCCGGCCGTGAGGCCTGGGCCGATGCCGGCATGCCCGCCGTAGAGCCCGAGCGGCTCGCCGTGGACTGGGCCACCGGCATCGGCGGGGTCTGGACCCTGCTGGACGCCTGGGACACCCTCCGCGAACGTGGCCCGCGCCGCGTCCTGCCGATGACGGTTCCCATGCTCATGCCCAATGGCCCCGGAGCGGCCATCGGCATGGACCTGCACGCGCGCGCCGGCATCACCACCGTGGTGTCCGCCTGCGCCTCGAGCACCGAGTCCCTCGTGAATGCCTACAACCGCCTGCAGGCCGGACTCGCGGACGTCGTCATAGCCGGCGGTTCGGAGGCGGCCATCCACCCGCTGCCCATCGCGTCCTTTGCCGCCATGCAGGCGCTGTCCAAGCGCAACGACGACCCGGCAACGGCTTCCCGCCCGTACGACGTCACCCGGGACGGCTTCGTGCTCGGTGAGGGCGCCGCTGCGCTGGTCGTGGAGACCGAGGAGCACGCCCTGGCCCGCGGCGCACACATCTACGCGGAGCTGCTCGGCGGCTCGATCACGAGTGACGCGTACCACATCACCGCGCCGGACCCCGAGGGCTCCGCCGCGGCACGCGCCATGATCCAGACCATCCAGAACGCCGGCGCCGACCTGGCCGACGTGATGCACATCAACGCTCACGCCACGAGCACGCCCGTGGGCGACATCGCCGAGTACAACGCGCTGCGCCGCGTCTTCGGCGACCTGCTCGAGGGCATCCCCGTGTCGGCCACCAAGGCCTCGACCGGGCACCTGCTCGGCGGCGCCGGCGCGATCGAGGCGCTGTTCACGGTCAAGGCCCTGGCCGAACGGATGCTTCCGCCGACCATCAACCTCACCGAGCAGGATGCCGCCATTCCCCTGGACGTCGTCACCTCGCCCCGGGCACTGGGTGCCGGAGACCTGCTGGCGATCAGCAACTCGTTCGGGTTCGGCGGCCACAACGCCGTCGTCGCCTTCCGGTCCGTCTAA
- a CDS encoding ACP S-malonyltransferase, which produces MIVVVCPGQGSQTPGFLEPWLQNPDFADRLAAMSAPSGTDLVAAGTVSDADTIRDTAIAQPLIVAAGLLALDALFADGRREGIGGIAGHSVGEITAAVGAGVLGSTDALTFVGERGRAMKAAAALTPTGMSAVLGGDEAELLARLAELDLEPANFNGGGQIVVAGALDALAALAAEPPAKARVIPLQVAGAFHTRHMLPAVQHLDAVSRTLSPQDPTLPLWTNRDGTSVANGARFVELLVGQVSSPVRWDLCMQAFTDAGVTGIIEVAPAGALVGLAKRALRGIPSVAIKTPDDLPAAYELIDHQA; this is translated from the coding sequence ATGATTGTTGTCGTCTGCCCCGGTCAGGGCTCACAAACGCCCGGGTTCCTCGAGCCGTGGTTGCAGAACCCTGACTTCGCCGACCGTCTGGCGGCCATGTCCGCCCCGTCCGGCACCGACCTCGTCGCCGCGGGCACCGTCAGCGACGCGGACACTATTCGCGACACGGCGATCGCCCAGCCCCTGATCGTGGCGGCCGGCCTGCTGGCCCTCGACGCCCTCTTCGCCGACGGCCGCCGGGAGGGCATCGGCGGCATCGCGGGCCACTCGGTCGGAGAGATCACCGCCGCAGTCGGAGCCGGAGTGCTCGGCAGTACCGACGCGCTCACCTTCGTCGGAGAGCGTGGCCGGGCCATGAAGGCCGCCGCCGCCCTCACGCCGACCGGCATGAGCGCGGTCCTCGGCGGTGACGAGGCCGAGCTGCTCGCCCGCCTCGCCGAGCTTGACCTCGAGCCGGCCAACTTCAACGGGGGCGGCCAAATCGTCGTCGCTGGTGCCCTCGACGCTCTCGCGGCCCTCGCCGCCGAGCCCCCGGCCAAGGCCAGGGTCATTCCCCTGCAGGTCGCCGGCGCGTTCCACACCCGCCATATGCTCCCCGCCGTGCAGCACCTGGACGCGGTGTCGCGCACCCTCTCCCCGCAGGATCCGACCCTTCCGCTCTGGACCAACCGGGACGGCACGTCGGTCGCCAACGGCGCGCGTTTCGTCGAACTTCTCGTCGGCCAGGTCTCGTCGCCGGTACGGTGGGACCTGTGCATGCAGGCCTTCACCGACGCCGGCGTCACCGGAATCATCGAGGTCGCCCCCGCCGGCGCCCTCGTCGGACTGGCCAAACGCGCCCTGCGGGGCATCCCGAGCGTGGCCATCAAGACCCCGGACGATCTGCCTGCCGCATACGAACTGATCGACCACCAGGCCTGA
- a CDS encoding beta-ketoacyl-ACP synthase III, with translation MTQPQLLQSQGAQYTRILSVGAARGDLVVPNDDLVGPIDSSDEWIQQRTGIITRTRASQDVLAVDLATTAALEAIEKSGIRADQIDAIIIATISNGRQTPSMAAVVADRIGAVPAAAFDLNAACAGYAYGVAQADALIRSGAAHYALVIGAEKLSDMVDGTDRSISFLLGDGAGAVVIGPSDYPGISASVWGSDGRADAVGMNATLQEYRRGEKEWPTLRQEGQTVFRWAVWDMAKIAKQTLEAAGITADQLAAFIPHQANMRIVDEFAKQLKLPESVVIARDIATTGNTSAASIPLATHRLLEEHPELSGGLALQIGFGAGLVYGAQVVVLP, from the coding sequence ATGACCCAGCCACAACTCCTGCAGTCGCAGGGCGCCCAGTACACCCGCATCCTCTCTGTGGGCGCCGCCCGCGGCGACCTTGTCGTCCCCAACGACGACCTGGTCGGCCCGATCGACTCCTCCGACGAGTGGATCCAGCAGCGCACCGGAATCATCACCCGCACTCGCGCCAGCCAGGACGTGCTCGCGGTCGATCTGGCCACGACGGCGGCCCTGGAGGCCATCGAGAAGAGTGGCATCCGTGCCGACCAGATCGATGCGATCATCATCGCCACCATCAGCAACGGTCGTCAGACCCCGTCGATGGCTGCCGTGGTCGCCGACCGCATCGGCGCCGTCCCGGCCGCCGCCTTCGACCTCAACGCCGCCTGTGCCGGCTACGCCTACGGCGTCGCCCAGGCCGATGCCCTGATCCGGTCCGGCGCCGCGCACTACGCGCTGGTCATCGGCGCCGAGAAGCTCTCCGACATGGTCGACGGCACCGACCGCAGCATCTCCTTCCTTCTCGGCGACGGCGCCGGCGCGGTGGTCATCGGCCCGAGCGACTACCCGGGCATCTCCGCCTCGGTCTGGGGTTCGGACGGGCGCGCAGACGCCGTGGGCATGAATGCCACGCTGCAGGAGTACCGCCGTGGCGAGAAGGAGTGGCCAACGCTCCGCCAGGAAGGCCAGACCGTTTTCCGCTGGGCCGTCTGGGATATGGCCAAGATCGCCAAGCAGACCCTCGAAGCCGCCGGTATCACGGCCGACCAGCTGGCCGCCTTCATCCCGCATCAGGCCAACATGCGAATCGTCGACGAGTTCGCCAAGCAGCTCAAGCTGCCGGAGTCCGTCGTGATCGCCCGCGACATCGCCACGACGGGGAACACCTCCGCCGCGTCGATCCCCCTTGCCACCCACCGCCTGCTCGAGGAACACCCCGAGCTCAGTGGTGGTCTTGCCCTCCAGATCGGCTTCGGAGCCGGCCTGGTTTACGGCGCGCAGGTGGTTGTGCTGCCGTAG